A genome region from Nocardia sp. NBC_00565 includes the following:
- a CDS encoding fumarylacetoacetate hydrolase family protein, whose translation MRLATLRLDGTTAPALVSDATATVIEGYSDLSELLTAPNWKTLAEQASGRTIDLADADYAPVVPNPGKIICVGLNYATHIAEMGRELPEFPTLFSKFKEALTGPYDDVIVPAYAAAELDWEAELAVVIGTPAYQVSEADAADYIAGYSVINDYTMRDYQYRTLQWDQGKTFEKTSGFGPFLVTDYTLGTRIETRLDGRLMQSATTDDLVFTPAKLIDYISHILTLQPGDVIITGTTGGVGHARKPPRYILNGETVEISIEGIGTVRNTTIVK comes from the coding sequence ATGAGACTCGCCACCCTGCGCCTGGACGGCACCACCGCACCCGCCCTCGTCTCCGACGCCACGGCCACCGTCATCGAGGGGTACTCGGACCTGTCCGAACTGCTGACCGCACCGAACTGGAAGACGTTGGCAGAGCAGGCATCCGGCCGCACCATCGACCTCGCCGACGCCGACTACGCACCCGTGGTCCCAAACCCGGGCAAGATCATCTGCGTCGGCCTCAACTACGCCACCCACATCGCCGAGATGGGTCGCGAACTGCCCGAGTTCCCGACGCTGTTCTCGAAATTCAAAGAGGCACTGACCGGGCCCTACGACGACGTGATCGTCCCGGCATACGCCGCCGCCGAACTCGATTGGGAAGCCGAACTCGCCGTCGTCATCGGCACACCGGCCTACCAGGTGTCCGAAGCCGACGCCGCGGATTACATCGCCGGCTACTCGGTGATCAACGACTACACCATGCGGGACTATCAGTACCGCACGCTGCAGTGGGATCAGGGCAAGACCTTCGAAAAGACCAGCGGCTTCGGACCATTCCTGGTTACCGACTACACCCTCGGCACCCGCATCGAAACCCGCCTCGACGGCCGGCTGATGCAGAGCGCCACCACCGATGATCTCGTGTTCACCCCCGCCAAGCTCATCGACTACATCTCCCACATCCTCACCCTGCAACCCGGCGACGTGATCATCACCGGCACCACCGGCGGCGTCGGCCACGCCCGCAAACCCC
- a CDS encoding cupin domain-containing protein: MTASDPPLDDELLDQLYRDFETANLNPLWTQLGDLMPMTPTSKAVPFVWKWSTLYPLAQRAGDLVPVGRGGERRAIALANPGLGGVPHVTPTLWAAIQYLGPKETAPEHRHSQNAFRFVVEGEGVWTVVDGDPVAMRRGDLLLTPGWHFHGHHNETDQPMAWIDGLDIPFVHYTDTGFFEFGSDCVTDDATPDVSRSERLWAHPGLRPLVGLDAKASSPIAAYRWEHTDAALREQLALEDEGYPATTEPGHAAVRYTNPTTGGDVMPTIRTEFHRLRAGAHTRPRRDVGSAVYQVFDGTGRFHLGDKVTEVGTGDLIVVPSWTQCSIEADTDFDLFMFSDAPIVERLHFHRTHIAEGA, encoded by the coding sequence ATGACCGCTTCGGATCCACCGCTCGACGACGAGCTGCTCGATCAGCTCTACCGCGACTTCGAAACCGCCAACCTGAATCCGCTGTGGACCCAGCTCGGCGACCTCATGCCGATGACGCCCACTTCGAAAGCCGTTCCCTTCGTATGGAAATGGTCGACGCTGTATCCGCTCGCGCAGCGCGCCGGGGATCTGGTACCGGTCGGCCGCGGCGGGGAACGCCGCGCGATCGCGCTGGCGAATCCGGGTCTGGGCGGGGTGCCGCATGTGACGCCGACACTGTGGGCGGCCATCCAATATCTCGGGCCGAAAGAGACCGCGCCCGAACATCGCCACAGCCAGAACGCTTTCCGCTTCGTCGTCGAGGGCGAGGGCGTGTGGACCGTCGTCGACGGCGACCCCGTCGCGATGCGCCGCGGTGACCTGCTGCTCACCCCGGGCTGGCATTTCCACGGCCATCACAACGAAACCGATCAGCCGATGGCTTGGATCGACGGCCTGGACATCCCGTTCGTCCACTACACCGATACCGGCTTCTTCGAATTCGGATCCGACTGCGTCACCGACGATGCCACCCCGGACGTGTCACGCTCGGAACGGCTCTGGGCGCATCCGGGCCTGCGCCCCCTCGTCGGCCTCGACGCCAAGGCCAGCTCCCCCATCGCCGCCTACCGGTGGGAACACACCGACGCCGCGCTGCGCGAACAGCTCGCACTCGAGGACGAGGGCTATCCGGCCACCACGGAGCCCGGCCACGCGGCCGTCCGATACACCAATCCGACCACCGGTGGCGATGTCATGCCGACGATCCGCACGGAGTTCCACCGGCTGCGCGCGGGAGCGCACACCCGTCCCCGCCGCGACGTCGGATCAGCCGTGTACCAGGTATTCGACGGTACGGGACGATTCCACCTGGGCGACAAGGTCACCGAGGTCGGCACGGGCGACCTCATCGTGGTCCCGTCGTGGACACAGTGCTCGATCGAGGCCGACACCGACTTCGACCTGTTCATGTTCTCCGACGCCCCGATCGTGGAACGCCTGCACTTCCATCGCACGCACATCGCCGAAGGAGCCTGA
- a CDS encoding (2,3-dihydroxybenzoyl)adenylate synthase, whose amino-acid sequence MSIRPPVTIDGVVPWPDDVAERYRAAGYWPGRSLASYIAEQVTQRPDDEAIIDGTTRLTYRQLWDRAASCAQALLDLGIAAGDRVLVQLPNCWEFVALTLACLRTGVVPVMALPAHRQYELTHLAALSEAVTVVVADIDRDTDLRQVAQQVAAQVPSIRAIVVHGELSSTTPEYAPEHSLRAALETSPHFAEADYEPTGADVACMLLSGGTTGLPKLIVRTNDDYAYNILCCNDISEFDSDTVYLGTLPSSHNFPLACPGVLGALFAGARAVMLPSPAPERALRTIDAEGVTVSAVVPAVAQSWIEYQRQHRPLRGTSLRVLQVGGSRMPDELAARVEPVLGARLQQVFGMAEGLINMTRLDDDPEIIRTTQGRPVSDADEILVVDETGNPVPDGIPGALLTRGPYTPRGYFRAPEHNSRAFTPDGWYASGDIVVRRPDGNLIVEGRDKDMINRGGEKISAEEVENFAYQLDGVEMAAAVAMPDPTLGERVCLYLTVAQDHSVGLADVAAVMNAAGVARFKIPERLEVVTSMPTTKVGKIDKKALRVDIAERVTHDRAQP is encoded by the coding sequence ATGAGCATCCGTCCCCCCGTAACAATCGACGGTGTCGTGCCCTGGCCCGACGATGTCGCCGAACGCTATCGCGCGGCCGGGTACTGGCCGGGCCGATCGCTGGCCTCCTACATTGCCGAGCAGGTCACCCAGCGCCCGGACGACGAGGCCATCATCGACGGCACGACCCGCCTGACGTATCGGCAGTTGTGGGACCGTGCCGCGTCGTGTGCGCAGGCACTGCTCGATCTGGGAATCGCGGCAGGTGACCGCGTTCTGGTGCAGCTGCCCAACTGTTGGGAGTTCGTCGCGCTCACCCTCGCCTGTCTGCGGACCGGGGTGGTGCCGGTGATGGCGCTGCCCGCGCATCGGCAGTACGAGCTGACACATCTGGCTGCCTTGTCCGAAGCGGTCACTGTCGTAGTGGCCGATATCGACCGGGACACCGACCTGCGGCAGGTCGCCCAGCAGGTCGCGGCCCAGGTCCCCAGTATCCGCGCGATCGTCGTACACGGCGAATTGTCCAGCACCACACCGGAATACGCCCCCGAGCACAGCCTGCGGGCCGCGCTGGAGACGAGCCCGCATTTCGCCGAGGCGGACTACGAGCCGACCGGCGCCGATGTGGCGTGCATGCTGCTGTCCGGCGGCACCACCGGATTGCCCAAGCTGATCGTGCGCACCAACGACGACTACGCCTACAACATCCTGTGCTGCAACGATATCTCCGAATTCGACTCCGACACCGTCTATCTGGGCACCTTGCCGAGCAGTCACAACTTCCCGCTGGCCTGCCCCGGCGTCCTCGGCGCGCTGTTCGCCGGCGCTCGCGCGGTGATGCTGCCGTCTCCGGCTCCGGAGCGCGCACTGCGCACCATCGATGCCGAAGGAGTCACCGTCTCGGCCGTCGTGCCCGCGGTGGCGCAGAGCTGGATCGAATACCAGCGCCAACACCGGCCGCTGCGCGGCACCAGCCTGCGTGTGCTGCAAGTGGGCGGCTCCCGAATGCCCGACGAGCTGGCCGCGCGGGTGGAACCGGTATTGGGCGCGCGCCTGCAGCAAGTGTTCGGTATGGCCGAGGGACTGATCAATATGACCCGGCTCGACGATGACCCGGAGATCATCCGGACCACCCAGGGCCGACCGGTCAGCGACGCCGACGAGATCCTGGTCGTCGACGAGACCGGCAACCCGGTGCCCGACGGCATCCCCGGTGCTCTGCTCACGCGGGGCCCGTACACCCCGCGCGGCTATTTCCGGGCCCCCGAACACAATTCACGCGCGTTCACCCCGGACGGCTGGTATGCCAGCGGCGATATCGTGGTGCGCCGCCCCGACGGCAACCTGATAGTCGAAGGCCGGGACAAGGACATGATCAACCGCGGCGGGGAGAAGATCTCCGCCGAGGAGGTCGAGAACTTCGCCTACCAGCTCGACGGCGTCGAGATGGCGGCCGCAGTGGCCATGCCCGACCCGACGCTCGGGGAGCGGGTGTGCCTGTATCTGACAGTGGCCCAGGACCATTCGGTTGGCCTGGCCGACGTCGCCGCGGTGATGAACGCGGCCGGTGTCGCCCGGTTCAAGATCCCCGAACGGCTCGAGGTCGTCACCTCGATGCCGACCACCAAGGTCGGCAAGATCGACAAGAAAGCGCTGCGGGTCGACATCGCCGAGCGCGTCACACACGACCGCGCCCAGCCGTGA
- a CDS encoding acetate--CoA ligase family protein produces the protein MTAAHPSIGTSPVGRSRLDRLFRPASVAVVGASAAPGKLGSVMLSAVAQGSAGIDTVYGINPRSEGDGMYLSLRAATEFHNSPADLAVLCVPAAATPDALRAAADCGVGAAVICSGGFAEVGGDGVALQEELAKIVGATGIRLLGPNTSGFFRPGAATVSFVPTVRHIAAGSVAVVAASGGMNHALSFLLSEQGVGVGLGVGLGNCVDVTNVDVLEYLRTDPSITAVALHIESVEDGAALLSAVRAVTADKPVVALVVGRSDVSAFSASHTGALATSWRTTRALLAEAGAVVVDSEQQLVDAVAVLSRSRLPAAPDPGIGVVTAQAGPGLMVLDQLLAQGIRVPTLTESTRQHLSRLLPPMTYQANPVDTGRPGPTFDAVLAATAADPDIDALAVYALAEPDAIDLADAVRRSGVHEQLPVVLGVGGPARAVAETATAAAESAVPVLPGPTALATGIRALVADARARHLRSETDATPTEPSGGATLPTRAISPDIAFPADEATAKDLLDTLGFTTPPRRVCANRDTAHRALTELPTPVAVKLLDPAVLHKTEIGGVHLNIRTAAELDTALDALDTIGAPAYLVESMADTGVDLLLGVRRDPVFGPIVVAGLGGTTAEAIGDVAIRSHQVTPAGAAAMLDDLQCAPLLDGWRAGPVLDRGEFARSTVTLVRYLTDHPDIADIEINPLRLITTGLIALDAVVVATPDRLEGELS, from the coding sequence ATGACCGCGGCGCACCCCTCCATCGGTACTTCACCGGTCGGTCGGTCGCGACTCGATCGGCTGTTCCGACCGGCATCGGTCGCGGTCGTCGGCGCCTCCGCCGCCCCCGGCAAGCTCGGGTCGGTCATGCTGTCGGCCGTCGCGCAGGGTAGTGCCGGGATCGATACGGTCTACGGGATCAATCCCCGATCCGAGGGTGACGGCATGTATCTCTCCCTGCGTGCTGCCACCGAATTCCATAACAGCCCAGCTGATCTGGCGGTGCTGTGCGTGCCCGCCGCCGCCACCCCGGACGCCTTGCGTGCGGCCGCGGACTGCGGTGTCGGTGCCGCTGTGATCTGCTCCGGCGGATTCGCCGAAGTCGGCGGCGATGGTGTCGCTTTGCAGGAGGAACTGGCGAAAATCGTTGGTGCCACGGGTATTCGGCTCCTCGGACCGAATACCTCCGGATTCTTCCGGCCCGGCGCGGCCACCGTGAGTTTCGTACCGACCGTGCGGCACATCGCCGCGGGTTCGGTGGCGGTCGTCGCGGCCAGCGGCGGCATGAATCACGCACTGTCGTTTCTGCTGTCCGAGCAAGGGGTCGGCGTGGGACTCGGAGTGGGGCTGGGCAATTGCGTGGACGTGACCAACGTCGACGTGCTCGAATACCTGCGCACCGACCCGTCGATCACCGCGGTCGCACTGCATATCGAGTCGGTCGAGGATGGTGCGGCGCTGCTGTCCGCGGTACGCGCGGTCACCGCGGACAAACCGGTGGTGGCTCTCGTGGTCGGCCGCAGCGATGTATCCGCCTTCTCCGCCTCCCACACCGGCGCGCTGGCCACGTCGTGGCGCACCACGCGCGCCCTGCTGGCGGAAGCCGGTGCCGTCGTGGTGGATTCGGAGCAGCAGCTCGTCGACGCGGTGGCCGTGCTGAGCCGCAGCCGGCTGCCCGCCGCACCCGACCCGGGCATCGGCGTGGTCACCGCACAGGCCGGCCCCGGGCTGATGGTGCTCGATCAGCTGCTGGCACAAGGGATTCGGGTTCCGACGCTCACGGAATCGACGCGGCAGCACCTGAGTCGGCTGCTGCCGCCGATGACTTACCAGGCGAACCCCGTCGATACCGGGCGCCCGGGACCGACCTTCGACGCCGTACTCGCAGCCACCGCCGCCGACCCCGATATCGATGCCCTGGCGGTCTACGCACTCGCCGAACCCGACGCCATCGACCTCGCCGACGCCGTCCGGCGCTCCGGTGTACACGAGCAGCTGCCGGTCGTGCTGGGTGTCGGTGGCCCGGCCCGGGCCGTCGCCGAAACTGCCACCGCAGCAGCGGAATCAGCTGTGCCCGTGCTGCCCGGCCCGACCGCGCTGGCCACCGGCATCCGGGCACTTGTTGCCGACGCCCGCGCTCGACACCTGCGGTCCGAAACCGACGCGACACCGACCGAGCCATCCGGCGGGGCCACGCTACCCACCCGCGCTATTTCGCCGGACATCGCTTTTCCCGCCGACGAAGCGACGGCCAAAGATCTGCTCGACACGCTGGGCTTCACCACCCCGCCGCGGCGGGTATGCGCCAACCGGGACACGGCCCACCGCGCCTTGACGGAGCTGCCGACACCGGTAGCGGTGAAGCTGCTCGATCCCGCCGTACTGCACAAGACCGAGATCGGCGGTGTCCACCTGAATATCCGCACCGCCGCCGAACTCGATACCGCCTTGGACGCTCTCGATACGATCGGCGCCCCCGCCTACCTGGTGGAGAGCATGGCCGACACCGGCGTCGATCTACTGCTCGGCGTCCGCCGCGACCCGGTATTCGGTCCGATCGTGGTCGCCGGGCTCGGCGGCACCACGGCCGAGGCGATCGGCGATGTGGCCATCCGCAGCCACCAGGTCACCCCGGCCGGCGCGGCCGCGATGCTCGACGATCTGCAGTGCGCGCCCCTGCTGGACGGTTGGCGCGCTGGACCGGTCCTCGACCGCGGCGAATTCGCCCGCAGCACAGTCACTCTCGTGCGGTACCTCACCGACCATCCGGACATCGCCGATATCGAAATCAATCCCCTACGGCTGATCACGACCGGCCTGATCGCGCTCGACGCGGTCGTCGTGGCGACACCGGACCGGCTCGAAGGAGAGCTGTCATGA
- a CDS encoding FAD-dependent monooxygenase, producing the protein MPPSAPYPASAPAAPRVACIGGGPGGLFAAIALAHTLPGTVIDVFERNSESDVFGFGVVFSDATLDNVDAVDPVLRDTLAAHGRHWDAIEVHLKNAVVAAGGNGMSAVHRRVLLEALRRRATELGARLHFSTTVDVDELDKSGDYDLIVAADGANSTVRQRFIDELGHSVEQAAVKFIWFGTTYQFRGLTFLHAQSAHGNFAVHGYPIGSGLSTFIVETDETTWRRAGLDGFDTTTAPGPSDEATQQYLERLFADRIDGHPLVANNSRWANFRTRRTERWHANGANGTPVVLLGDAVHTAHFSVGSGTKMAMEDAAVLAHSVAETPGDLASALARFQQVRRPQVAKIQSSSMPSLSWWDHFGQYYRAFEPWQFGFHFFSRSISAEKIRVRDGEFVAAAEQAWHAEHGASALDTPLRLGPHTAVGRLLHVTEQSEGHLRISDGSTELAAHREWAGGGDSVPLVVAPDTDATSLTPDVHAELDKLCAAQPDAVVVRGGTPLSRVLCAEHVRLNHRIPAIVVDTPATIRARRAVDERDCATTLILSGRADAVAFEPDSQATARVLTDAEVAR; encoded by the coding sequence ATGCCACCGTCAGCTCCATACCCCGCTTCCGCGCCGGCAGCGCCGCGCGTCGCGTGCATCGGCGGCGGGCCGGGCGGTCTGTTCGCCGCCATCGCGCTCGCCCACACCCTGCCGGGGACCGTCATCGATGTCTTCGAGCGCAACAGCGAATCCGATGTATTCGGCTTCGGGGTCGTGTTCTCCGACGCGACGCTGGACAATGTGGACGCCGTGGACCCGGTGCTGCGCGATACGCTCGCCGCCCACGGACGGCACTGGGATGCCATCGAGGTCCATCTGAAGAACGCCGTGGTCGCCGCCGGCGGCAACGGTATGTCGGCCGTGCACCGCCGGGTGCTGCTGGAAGCACTGCGGCGGCGCGCGACCGAACTGGGTGCGCGACTGCACTTCTCGACCACGGTGGACGTCGACGAACTGGACAAGAGCGGCGACTATGACCTGATCGTCGCCGCCGATGGCGCCAATTCGACTGTGCGACAACGCTTCATCGATGAGCTCGGACACTCGGTCGAGCAGGCGGCGGTCAAATTCATCTGGTTCGGCACCACCTACCAGTTCCGCGGGCTGACCTTCCTGCACGCACAGTCCGCCCACGGCAACTTCGCCGTACACGGATACCCGATCGGCTCCGGCCTGAGCACCTTCATCGTCGAGACAGACGAAACTACTTGGCGCCGTGCCGGTCTCGACGGGTTCGACACCACTACCGCACCCGGGCCATCGGACGAGGCGACCCAGCAGTATCTGGAGCGGCTCTTCGCCGACCGGATCGACGGGCATCCACTAGTGGCCAACAACTCCCGCTGGGCCAATTTCCGCACTCGCCGCACCGAACGCTGGCACGCCAACGGTGCGAACGGAACCCCGGTGGTGCTGCTCGGCGACGCCGTGCACACCGCACACTTCTCGGTCGGTTCGGGCACCAAGATGGCCATGGAGGATGCCGCGGTGCTGGCCCACTCGGTCGCCGAGACCCCCGGCGACCTCGCGAGCGCACTCGCCCGTTTCCAGCAGGTCCGGCGGCCGCAGGTGGCGAAGATCCAGAGTTCCTCGATGCCGAGCCTGTCGTGGTGGGACCACTTCGGCCAGTACTACCGCGCCTTCGAACCGTGGCAGTTCGGATTCCACTTCTTCAGCCGGTCCATCTCGGCGGAGAAGATCCGGGTACGTGATGGCGAATTCGTCGCCGCCGCCGAGCAAGCCTGGCACGCCGAACATGGCGCGTCCGCACTGGATACACCGCTGCGACTGGGCCCGCATACCGCCGTCGGCCGACTGCTGCACGTGACCGAACAGTCCGAAGGCCACCTCCGGATCAGCGACGGCAGCACCGAACTGGCCGCACACCGCGAATGGGCCGGCGGTGGCGACTCGGTCCCGCTCGTCGTCGCTCCCGACACCGACGCCACCTCGCTCACCCCCGACGTGCACGCCGAACTGGACAAGCTGTGTGCGGCGCAACCCGATGCGGTTGTCGTCCGCGGCGGCACCCCGCTGTCGCGGGTGCTGTGCGCGGAGCATGTGCGCTTGAACCACCGCATCCCGGCGATCGTCGTCGATACGCCCGCCACCATTCGGGCGCGCCGAGCGGTCGACGAACGCGACTGCGCGACCACGCTGATTCTGTCCGGGCGCGCCGATGCCGTTGCGTTCGAACCGGATTCGCAGGCGACCGCCCGCGTCCTGACCGATGCCGAGGTGGCTCGATGA
- a CDS encoding PaaX family transcriptional regulator — MRPRALVFDLYGEYFRYTGGIAKLGVLTELMGVLDVEPATVRVVMTRLRKEGWFDSTKSGREVSYQLNDKSWRLLDDGRSRIFERHFDEWNQTWTQALVDESGLDREQRKRIEKALSWWGFGPYGGPAWFSPHDREKQLHEALTGADELRILFVRSKTIGPANDRLIAQRCWDLSELGADYQAFIEEFRPRLARYRRGLGGDAALVEQMRLVQHYRRYPFRDPDLPEVLLPPGWRGRAAHEVFTECHDVLRAEAEPFVASVAATLDS; from the coding sequence ATGCGGCCACGAGCACTGGTATTCGACCTGTACGGCGAGTATTTCCGCTACACGGGAGGCATCGCCAAGCTCGGCGTCCTCACCGAGTTGATGGGCGTCCTCGACGTCGAACCCGCCACGGTGCGGGTAGTGATGACCCGATTACGCAAGGAGGGCTGGTTCGATTCGACGAAGTCCGGACGCGAGGTGTCCTACCAGCTCAACGACAAGAGTTGGCGACTACTCGACGACGGCCGCAGCCGCATCTTCGAACGGCACTTCGACGAGTGGAACCAGACCTGGACCCAAGCCCTCGTCGACGAGTCCGGCCTGGACCGCGAGCAGCGCAAACGCATCGAGAAGGCGCTGAGCTGGTGGGGCTTCGGGCCCTACGGCGGTCCAGCCTGGTTCTCCCCACACGACCGGGAAAAACAGCTACACGAGGCGCTGACCGGCGCCGACGAGCTGCGAATTCTGTTCGTGCGCAGCAAGACCATCGGCCCGGCCAATGACCGATTGATCGCGCAGCGCTGCTGGGACCTGAGCGAGCTCGGCGCCGATTACCAGGCATTCATAGAAGAGTTCCGGCCGAGGCTGGCCCGCTACCGACGCGGCCTCGGCGGCGATGCGGCACTGGTCGAGCAGATGCGGCTGGTGCAGCACTACCGGCGCTACCCGTTCCGCGATCCGGACTTGCCGGAGGTGCTGCTCCCACCAGGTTGGCGCGGCCGCGCCGCACACGAGGTGTTCACCGAATGCCACGACGTGCTGCGCGCCGAGGCCGAGCCGTTCGTCGCCTCGGTCGCGGCCACGCTCGATTCGTAG
- a CDS encoding alpha/beta fold hydrolase, which translates to MSHTFVLVHGACHAGWTWRPVAEHLQASGHIVYAPTLPGLNTDDQRANVHLADTVDYLVDYVERADLRNVILVGHSWGGFPVSGAAPRLADRISRLVYWSAFVPHSGETLIDLCPPAYGEMFRASAAASSDNSVMFPFEVFCAAFMQDASAETQKVFYPLLERQPFHTMNEALDIDEWQRLQLPSSYILSKDDLALPPGEFAWAPRFPERLPAGSPLIYTPGSHESQLTQPEALAEALIQAAAG; encoded by the coding sequence ATGTCGCATACGTTCGTCCTCGTCCATGGCGCCTGCCATGCCGGATGGACCTGGCGGCCGGTGGCCGAGCACCTGCAGGCGAGCGGGCACATCGTGTACGCACCCACCCTGCCGGGCCTGAACACCGACGACCAGCGCGCGAACGTGCATCTCGCCGATACCGTCGACTATCTGGTCGACTATGTCGAGCGCGCCGACCTGCGCAATGTGATTCTCGTCGGACACAGCTGGGGTGGTTTCCCGGTGTCCGGGGCCGCCCCGCGGCTGGCCGACCGCATCTCTCGTCTGGTGTATTGGAGCGCCTTCGTGCCGCACAGCGGGGAAACACTGATCGACCTGTGTCCGCCCGCCTACGGTGAAATGTTCCGTGCTTCGGCCGCCGCGTCCTCGGACAATTCGGTGATGTTCCCGTTCGAGGTCTTCTGTGCGGCATTCATGCAGGACGCCTCGGCCGAAACGCAGAAGGTGTTCTACCCACTGTTGGAACGCCAGCCCTTCCACACCATGAACGAAGCTCTCGACATCGACGAATGGCAGCGGCTGCAGTTACCGTCGAGCTACATCCTGTCCAAGGATGACCTCGCCCTGCCGCCAGGTGAATTCGCCTGGGCGCCAAGGTTTCCGGAGCGCCTTCCGGCCGGTTCCCCACTGATCTACACCCCGGGCAGCCATGAATCGCAGCTCACCCAACCCGAAGCATTGGCCGAGGCGCTCATCCAGGCCGCAGCAGGGTAG
- a CDS encoding serine hydrolase domain-containing protein, whose protein sequence is MQDNAIPGAVVVVKSAKQGNWSAAFGTRSIDTSKPMSVDDYFRVGSNTKTMTSTVILQLVQDGKLALDDPIAKYWPGVPNGDRITIAQLSEMRSGLYSYTFDPQFNATLDNDPEKVWTPEELLAIAFAHPVNFQPGEKFDYSNTNIILLGLVIEKVANMKVAESFRQHIFEPLGLKHTSLPAATDSSIPDPHPQGYSFGTNVSTIDTFTLPAAEQAAAVAGTLKPNNDTSASPSWAWTAGGAISTADDLATYVKALVGGGLLDEKMQKTRLDSIQPIDPADPVHAGYGLGIARFGPHVIGHDGQIPGFMTFMGYDPASDLTIVICTNLAAVPSGEGSALVLLKAMLPVFYGADALPEANTSVSTTAPPSNSAETTTPGR, encoded by the coding sequence ATGCAGGACAACGCCATTCCGGGCGCAGTAGTGGTCGTCAAATCGGCAAAGCAAGGCAATTGGAGCGCGGCATTCGGTACCCGGAGTATCGACACGAGCAAGCCCATGTCGGTGGACGACTACTTCCGCGTCGGCAGTAACACCAAGACCATGACGTCGACGGTCATCCTGCAGTTGGTGCAGGATGGCAAGCTCGCACTCGACGATCCCATTGCCAAATACTGGCCGGGCGTGCCGAATGGCGACCGGATCACTATCGCACAGCTGTCCGAAATGCGAAGTGGTCTATACAGCTACACCTTCGACCCCCAGTTCAACGCCACGCTCGACAACGACCCAGAGAAGGTGTGGACGCCGGAGGAGTTGCTGGCGATCGCATTCGCGCATCCGGTCAACTTCCAACCCGGGGAGAAATTCGACTACAGCAATACCAATATCATCTTGCTCGGCCTGGTCATCGAGAAGGTCGCGAATATGAAGGTCGCCGAGAGTTTCCGGCAGCACATCTTCGAACCACTCGGCCTGAAACACACATCTCTCCCCGCGGCAACGGACTCCTCGATCCCCGATCCGCATCCGCAGGGCTATTCCTTCGGCACCAACGTCTCCACCATCGATACATTCACACTTCCTGCCGCGGAACAAGCCGCGGCCGTCGCGGGCACCCTGAAACCGAACAACGATACAAGCGCGAGCCCCTCGTGGGCGTGGACCGCCGGCGGTGCGATCTCCACGGCCGACGATCTGGCCACGTATGTGAAGGCGCTCGTCGGCGGCGGCCTGCTGGACGAGAAGATGCAGAAGACTCGCCTGGACAGCATTCAGCCGATCGATCCGGCCGACCCCGTGCACGCCGGATACGGTCTCGGCATTGCACGATTCGGTCCGCATGTCATCGGACACGACGGTCAGATCCCGGGATTCATGACGTTCATGGGCTACGACCCGGCATCGGACCTCACGATCGTGATTTGCACGAATCTCGCGGCGGTGCCGTCGGGTGAGGGGTCGGCCCTGGTGCTGCTCAAAGCCATGCTGCCGGTCTTCTATGGTGCCGATGCCCTGCCGGAGGCGAACACGAGCGTGAGCACGACTGCGCCGCCGAGTAACTCGGCCGAAACGACGACCCCCGGTCGATGA